The DNA sequence CAAAGGACTGCGTTTTGGGCCGTGGCATTTAATCGTGGTCTCTTTTGTCCCTCAGCTCATCCTCTTTGGGCTCAGCAACCAGATGGTGGTGACGTTCAAGGAGGAGAACACCATCGCCTTCAAGCACCTCTTCCTCAAGGACTACGTGGATGGCGCTGACGACTCCTACGCCGTCTACACGCAGCGCAGCCTCTACGACCGCATGTTTTATGCCGTGGAGAAGGTGAGATCCGCAGGTGGAGGGGGACACACGGATGTGCCTTGGGGACGCGGAGGTGACTTGAGGCCACGTCCAGCATCTGAGGGCATCTCCTTCTCCAGTATTTGGCCATTCCCAACGAGACCATCGGCCGCTATGCCTATGTGCGGGGGGAGAGCGGAGGGAACCGGTCGGCCCTCATGCTGTGCCAGCAGTACTACCGTAAAGGACGCATCGATCCGGCCAACGACACCTTCAACATTGACCCCAAGATTGTCACAGGTGGGATTTGGGGACCTTGGGGCTGAGGATTCCTTGTCCCGCAGCCACCGCTGGGTCCTggggtgggttgttttggtttttttttttttttttcctccttatccTGGCCTTGAGAAGGTCCAAGGGGTTTTGTGGGACTTCGGGCTTCCCTGAAGgtgcttctccctccctgcagacTGTCTGGGAGTGGACCCTGAGGACCCACAACTTCTTCCCCCCGAGCTGGACCGCAGCTACAAGAACTTCACCCTCAAATTTCACAAGTAATTACCCAATCCTTACCCGTAATCCCAACATCTGGGTGCTGGGGACCTCCCCTCGGCGCAGGGTACGGGCAAGGGTGGAGCGAGGACCCCAAGGTGGGGACGTCCTTGCTGCCGGGATGGAAAAGCCCCCGTTGGGTTTTCAAAACCTCTCGTGGGATTGGAAAAAAATCCACCGTTGTGCTGAGGGAGATGTGAAACCGAGGAGGTTGCGCAACGAAGCAGCTGCTTTCCGGCCCCGAGGTGCCGCAGATGTCCTGCAACACCCGCCTTCGGGGGttgttttcccctccccaaaaccctgcGCTGGCTTTTGGCAGCGTTTCGGTGGCCCGTGGCCAAGCCCTGCAGTTGGTTGCCAGGCAGAGGGACGTCGGCGTTGCTGACACCCAGAGATTCGGTATCGTTGGCGGCACCGTTTCTTCCAGCCTCCCCCTTGAAGCAGAATTCACCGACGCTGGGGCAGGTTGGGTGGGATTTGCTCCTCTAAAGCTGGAGACACCCTTTCCTGGGGCTGGCCGCACCCCCCAAAGGatggtgtttccccccccccctccccgtgttgGTTGGTTGACTCTCGGCGCCACGTTTTGGGGCTTTGGGCGGGTTCGAAGTGGGCTGAGACACCCTGGAAAAGCCCCAGGAGGAGGATTAACGAATGTCCCGTCCCTCAGACTCATTAACGTCACCATCCAGTTCCAGCTGAAAGCCATCAACATCCAAACCATCATCAACAATGAGATCCCCGACTGCTACACCTTCACCATCACCGTGAGTGCTCCCCGCCTCCGGGGGGGTGACGGTGACCCTCGTGGGGACGTAGGGACCGGGTTTTGTGGGCGGTAACcgtcccccttctccccagatcACCTTCGACAACAAGGCGCACAGCGGCCGGGTGAAAATCCGCCTGGACAACCGGGCCGACATCAAGGAGTGCAAGGATCCCAGCGTCTTCGGCCGAGGTAGGAGCCACGGGGACGTGACGAAGGTGGCGTTTGTCCCCAGTGGGTGCCAAAGGGCTGCGTGTGGGGTGGCTCTGAGTGCTCGGGGGTGGCTGTCCTGCTCATGAAGAAGAGCCCCCATGCATCTTGCAGGTGACAACTCCTTCCGGCTCTTCTTTGATGTCGTCGTCATCCTCGTCTGCTCGCTCTCCTTcatcctctgcgctcgctccatcATCCGGGGCTTGATGCTGCAGCACGTGAGTGATGGGGCGGCGAGATGTAACCGGTGGGGACAGAGATGTCACCAGGACGTTGTTACTGGCTTTCAGAGGAAGCCCTTTCCCCGCGGAGATGCTCAGTCAAAGCCGTGGGTGCTTCAAGATGGGTGAAACTCTCCAGACGGTGGGTAAAGGACcccatttttcttccccccccacagGAGTTCAGCCGGTTTTTCTGGCGCCGTTACAACCAGAGCGTGTGTCTGTCGGATCGCATGGAGTTCCTCAACGGCTGGTACATCCTCCTGGTGATCAGCGACGTCCTCACCGTGCTGGGAACCATCATGAAGATTGGCATCGAGTCCAAGGTccgggatgctgggggggggtttTGCATGTCCTGGTGTGCTGGCGCGGGTGTCCCCGTGCTCTGGGGAAGGGGACGTTTCCGTGTGGCGGGAGGCCAGCTGCACAAGGGCCACCCCTGCACGCTGGCAATGCCTTGTCTGCCCCGGTGAAGCTGTCCGGGATGCCATCAGAGCCCCGACGGTGGGTTTGGGGACAGACATCGCTCCCGAGGGGCTCGCAGAGGGGTCCTGGCCCGAGCGGGACCCCAGAGCCCTTTGGGACAGGGCGATGGCAACAAAGGGCTAGGCCGGGTCCTGTCTGCCTGCTGCGTGTGGCTTGCGGCACCAGGATTTCACTCGCCGCGAGCTTGTGGCCAATGCAGAGGGTTGTTATGGCTTTGGGGGCGGCGTTGGGGACTTTGGGGACAGCATTGGCCGCGCCTCAGGCCTGTGACACCGTTGTCCTTGCAGAACTTCGCCAGCTACGACGTCTGCAGCATCCTCCTGGGCACCTCCACGCTGCTGGTCTGGGTCGGGGTCATCCGCTACCTCACCTTCTTCCAGAAGTACAATGTGAGTGACACCGGGGAGGTGACCTGGGTGCCGAGGGGACAATTTCTGGGACCGGGAATGGCCGTGCCGCGCCTGGGCAGGCTTGGGCTTGTCCTACAGCTGCTGCGTGTCCCCAGGGTCCCGCTGGAGACCTCGGGGTGTCATGGGGTGCTTTTGGGTCACCTCCTGGTGGCACCCTCGGTTGAAGCCGGGGGTTGATCCCGCCTGATCTTCCTCCACCAGATCCTCATCGTTACCCTACGGGTGGCCCTTCCCAACGTCATCCGCTTCTGCTGCTGCGTGGCCGTCATCTACCTGGGCTACTGCTTCTGCGGCTGGATCGTGTTGGGCCCGTACCACGTCAAGGTGCTGCTCCGCTGGGGGTCGATGGTTGGGATGGGTTTCACCCACCTCCGGGCCATTCCCTGCCCAGATTTGGGAGGAGACGGGTGTGAGGTTGGTCCCCGTTTTGGCAGCGTGGGTTAGATTCGGCGCCAGTCTTGGCCGTAGCCTCTCCCCTCATGACACAACGGCATCACGGTGGCGCGTAGGGTGTTGAGGAGCGTTTGCTCCCTGCTTGGGAGCTCCCAGCCCGGTGGTGGAGGAGGTGACGCGGTGGCTTGGGCCACCTACCAGCCCTTTGTCACCTCCCATCCCAGTTCCGCTCCCTTTCCATGGTATCCGAGTGCCTCTTCTCCCTCATCAACGGGGACGATATGTTCGTCACCTTCGCCGAGATGCAGCAGAACAGCTATTTGGTCTGGCTCTTCAGCCAGATCTACCTCTACACCTTCATCAGCCTCTTCATCTACATGGTCCTCAGCCTCTTCATCGCCCTCATCACCGGCTCCTACGAAACCATTAAGGTGGGGCTGTGGATACTGGTGGTTTCGCGGGGAGGATTCCGCCCCCCGCCATCCGAAGGACTTCACcttcccccttctcttctccccgCAGCACCAGTGCGAGGGTGAAACGCCCGTTTCCCAGCTCCACGCTTACATCGCCCAGTGCAAGGACAGCCCCAAATCGGGCAAGTACCGTCGCGACAGCGCCTCGTCCTGCTCTGTCTTCTGCTGCTGCGAGCGGTGAGTGGCCAGTGCCGGTACTGGGGGGGACACCGCGGGAAGGGCTCCTGGCTTACTGGGAGGGCTCCGGGCTGGCGGATGGGGGCCAGGGACACTCTGCGACCCCCACCCCGTTATCTACCCCACTCCCTCCTGTGTGCCGGGAGAGGAGGATTTATGCTGTTTTCGCTCCTTGGACGTGGTCCATCCCGCGGGGATCGGCGTTTCCAGCCCCTCTTCATGCCCATGAGACTCTTGCCGCCCCCCAAAATGACT is a window from the Larus michahellis chromosome 25, bLarMic1.1, whole genome shotgun sequence genome containing:
- the MCOLN1 gene encoding mucolipin-1, with amino-acid sequence MAAPSETERLLGRGPGYGTTESPAAAEEEELRRRLKYFFMSPCDKYRARGRRPVKLGLQLAKILLVTVQLILFGLSNQMVVTFKEENTIAFKHLFLKDYVDGADDSYAVYTQRSLYDRMFYAVEKYLAIPNETIGRYAYVRGESGGNRSALMLCQQYYRKGRIDPANDTFNIDPKIVTDCLGVDPEDPQLLPPELDRSYKNFTLKFHKLINVTIQFQLKAINIQTIINNEIPDCYTFTITITFDNKAHSGRVKIRLDNRADIKECKDPSVFGRGDNSFRLFFDVVVILVCSLSFILCARSIIRGLMLQHEFSRFFWRRYNQSVCLSDRMEFLNGWYILLVISDVLTVLGTIMKIGIESKNFASYDVCSILLGTSTLLVWVGVIRYLTFFQKYNILIVTLRVALPNVIRFCCCVAVIYLGYCFCGWIVLGPYHVKFRSLSMVSECLFSLINGDDMFVTFAEMQQNSYLVWLFSQIYLYTFISLFIYMVLSLFIALITGSYETIKHQCEGETPVSQLHAYIAQCKDSPKSGKYRRDSASSCSVFCCCERAPLQDNALLVN